The following nucleotide sequence is from Gymnodinialimonas phycosphaerae.
CCCGTGTTCACATCCGCCAGAAGCCCGAAGGCTGTAACCGTCTGCAAGCCCTCGCGCGTGTTCTTGGGGTGACCGTTGACGTATTTGAAGCCATACATCTCGCCGTCCGAGGTTGGCATCAACTCGATCACGCCCACCTCGGAATGGCTGGCCACGCGGGGGGTCTTGTCAAACATCTCCCAGCGCTTGAAGTCGGCCTCGATCTCATCGGCCAGCGCGCGCAAGACTGTCTCGATCCCGAGGTGATGGACAAGGTTCATCATGTGCTGGACCGAGACGAAAGGGACATAGGCAAGTTCAGAGGGCAGGGGGGGCATGAGGGAATCCTCCAAGCGCAATCCAAAAAGTGGGAACCGGTATCTGGATCAAATTGCGCGTTAAAAATCAGTAACTGGATGTGAAACGGTCGAGCACTCGGCGCCCGAAAAGGCTGGCGGTCAGATCCACCATCAGGCGTGCGGTGCGGCCGCGATCATCAAGAAACGGGTTCAGTTCCACCAGATCCAGCGACGTCAGAAGGCTGCTGTCGTGCAACATCTCCATGATCAGATGCGCCTCGCGGAAGGTGGCCCCGCCGGGAACGGTCGTGCCGACGGCGGGGGCGATGTCGGGCTCGATGAAATCGACATCCAGGCTGACGTGCAGCAAGCCGTTTGTCCGCGCGACCGCGTCGAGGAAGGGCGAGAGCAGGGCCGCCACGCCGCGTTCATCGATTGCGCGCATGTCGTGGGCGCGCGCGCCCGAGGCTTGCAGCAGCGCCCTTTCTCCGCCGTCCACCGACCGCAGGCCCAGAAGGCACAGCTTCTTGGGGTCGAGCGTCGCTGGCAGCGGCTTGCCAAGAAGGTCCGGAAAACCGGGGAGACCGCAGGCAAAGGCCAGCGGCATGCCGTGCATGTTGCCGCTGGGGGAGGTCTGGGGCGTATTGAAATCGGAATGCGCATCCAGCCACAGCACGTATTGCGGACGGCCGAGGTCGGCGGCGGCGGCGACGTGGCCCGTGACTGTTCCCAAGCTTAGCGCATGATCGCCGCCCATGTAGATCGGGATGCTGTCCTTTTGGGCCAAGGTATGAGCGTGGGCGTGAAGCGCGCGGGTCCAGCCCGCGACGTCGGGCAGGTACTTCAGATGGGTGTGCCCGGTCGCAATGTCCGTGACGGGGGACGGGGTGACATCGCCCAGATCGTCCACGTCGTACTCCAGCGCGCAAAGCTCTTCTCGCAGGCCAGCGGTGCGGTAGGCCGCTGGCCCCATGACACAGCCGCGCCGCCCCGCGCCCTCTTCCATCGGCACGCCGAGGAGGGTGATCTGTTTCATCTGGCATTCCTTCAACCGCACGTAGCACTCGTTGCGTAACATGCGCCCGCGTCAGGGTGCTTCGCCACATTGTTTGAAACGGCATGCTTGAATAGACATATTGTGCAGCTATGATATACGTTTTGCCATGCAAGCCTTCGATAAACTCGACCGCGACCTGATCACCATCCTGCGCGAGGACGGTCGCGCGCCCGTGGCGAAACTCGCCACGCTTCTGGGCGTCTCGCGCGCCACGGTGCAGAACCGGCTGGACCGGCTATTGGATACCGGTGCCGTTCTAGGCTTCACCATCCGTGCGCTGGAGGATGTGGGCAGCGACGGCGTCCGGGCGATCATGATGATCGAGGTCGCAGGCCAATCCACCGCCAAGACCATCCGCAGCCTGCGCGGCCTGCCGGAGTTGCGGCAACTGCATTCGACGAACGGCAAATGGGATCTGGTTGCCCATATGACGGCGGCATCCCTGGCCGACTTCGACCGGGTCCTGCGCGAGGTGCGTGAGGTCGAGGGGATCGTGAACAGCGAAACCTCGATCCTGCTCAGTTCCATCTAGGCGCTGCGCCGCCGACGGACTTGATCCGCACGTCTTCCCGGTTCCATACTTGTCCCGAAGGCTCGCCAGAATGGCGGTGCCGACACTCGATGCACCCCACGGCCTCATTGATATCAAACACATATCTGTAGGGCCGATGCGGTCTCGGGCCTGTCAGACAGGGGGATATTCAACCATGCCGATTCTATTTGACCGCCGCGCTTTCCTGGCCTCGACCGCTGGGCTTGTGGCCCTCCACCCGTTTTCCCTGCGCGCCCAGGCGGGACAGGCACACCTGCGGATCATGGAGACGACGGATATCCACGTCCACGTCTACCCCTACGACTACTATGGCGACCGCCCCGTCGATACCGTGGGCCTTGCGCGCACGGCGTCCTTGATTGACGGCGTACGGGCGGAATCCACCAACTCCATCCTTCTGGACAACGGTGATTTCCTGCAAGGCAACCCGATGGGCGACTACATGGCCTACGAGCGGGGCATGTCCGAGGGCGATGTCCACCCGATGATCGCCGCAATGAATACGCTGGGGTATGAGGCCTCGACCCTTGGCAACCACGAATTCAACTACGGACTGTCGTTCCTGATGAATTCTGTCGCCGGCGCGGCCTTCCCTGTCGTATGCGCGAACGTTGCCACGGGCATGGGGGCCAGCGCCACGGATGACACGACCCTGGTGCCGCCCTATGTGATGATCGATCGGACGCTGACCGATGGCGCGGGCGAAACGCATCCGATCCGCATCGGCGTGATCGGTTTCGTGCCGCCCCAGATCATGACCTGGGACCGCCGCCATCTGGAAGGCAACGTCGAGGTTCGCGATATCGTGGCGAGCGCGCAGGCTTACGTTCCGCAAATGCGCGAAGACGGCGCCGAGATCATCATCGCGCTGAGCCATTCCGGCATCGGGGCGGCAGATCATTCCGACATGATGGAGAACGCGTCCATCCCGCTGGCGGGCGTTGATGGGATCGACGTGATCCTGACCGGCCACCATCACCGTGTGTTCCCTGGCCCGGACTATGCCGACACCCCCGGTGTCGATACCGAGGCGGGGACAATCATGGGCAAACCGGGCGTCATGGCCGGGTTCTGGGGCAGTCACATGGGGCTGGTCGACCTGATGCTGGAGCGTGATGGCAATACCTGGCGCATCGCGTCGCACACGTCCGAGGCACGACCGATCTCGCGTCGCGAGGAAGACCGTTCCGTGACGCCACTGGTGGAAAGCGATGCCGAAGTTCTGGCCTCCGTCGAGGCCGAACATGAGGCCACGCTGGCCTATATCCGCGCCGAAGTGGGCCAGACCGATGCACCGCTGCACAGCTATTTCGCGCTGGTCGCCGATGATCCCTCGGTCCAGATCGTGTCAAACGCGCAGACCTGGTACATCGCCCAGATGATGGCGGGGACGGAACACGAAGGCCTGCCGATCCTGTCTGCGGCCGCCCCCTTCAAGGCAGGCGGGCGCGGGGGGCCGGAGTATTACACCGACGTCGCCGCCGGGCCGATTGCGATCAAGAACGTGGCCGATCTGTACCTTTATCCCAACACCGTGCGCGCCGTGCGCATCACCGGGGCGGAGGTGCGCGAATGGCTGGAACGCAGCGCGGGGATGTTCAACCAGATCACACCGGGCGAGGTCGATCAGGTGCTGCTGAACCCTGATTTCCCCTCCTACAACTTCGATGTGATCGACGGGGTCGCCTACCAGATCGATCTGTCGCAACCCTCTCGCTACAACAACGACGGTGAGGTGGTGAACCCGGATGCGCATCGGATCATCAACCTGACCTACGAGGGAGAACCCATTGACGAGGCACAGGAATTCATCGTCGCCACAAACAACTACCGCGCGGGCGGCGGCGGCAGTTTCCCCGGCGCTTCGCCCGAGACGACCATCTTCGAAGGGCCCGATACCAACCGCGACGTGATCGTGCGCTACATCGTCGAACAGGGCACCGTCAGCCCCTCTGCCGACGCTAACTGGACCTTCGCGCCGATGGAGGGCACCAGCGTTCTCTTCGACACGGGGCCTGCGGCGGCGCAGTTCATGGACGGGGCCGAGGGCGTTTCGATCGAGGCGGCAGGTGACGGGCCAGACGGTTTCGCCCGCTACCGCATCGCGCTGTAAAGCGCCTCTGGCAAGGCCCCACCCGGGGGCCTTGCACCCCCATTTGACAGCAAAACCGATTGCCCCTACCCATTGAGATCTGGGGTGGGCAAGACCCCCGTGAGGCGCCAGCCCAATCTTGCATCCTTCCACACCTGTTCAAGGAGGATGCTTAATGGCGTCATATAACGAGATTTCCACCCCCACGTTGGCCCGGCTGATCGGCACGCCCGATTGCCCCGTGCTGCTTGACGTTCGCCTTGACGACGATGTCGACGATGACCCCCGCTTGATCCCCGGCGCCGTGCGGCATCCGTTCGCCGATGTGGTGGATCTAGTCCCTGCGCTGGCCGGTCGCTCTGTCGTGGTTTATTGCCAAAAGGGCCTCAAGATCAGCCAAGGGGCGGCGGCCTTGCTGCGCGCCGCTGGTATCCGCGCCGAGGTGCTGGAGGGCGGGCACGTCGCGTGGCGCGACGCCGGCCTGCCGATGGTGCCGTTGGAAAAGTTGCCGCCCCGCGATCCGCAGGGACGGACGCGTTGGGTCACCCGCCACCGACCCAAGATCGACCGCATCGCCTGCCCTTGGCTGATCCGGCGCTTCATCGATCCGGATGCGCAATTCCTTTTCGTAGCCCCCTCTCAAGTCACAAACGTGGCCGAGCGCTTCAGCGCAACGCCTTTTGACATTACTGATACCTTCTGGAGCCATCGCGGCGGCGCCTGCACGTTCGACACGATGATTGCCGAGCTTGGCCTTTCCAGCCCGGCTCTTGAACGACTTGCCACAATCGTGCGCGGCGCCGATACCAACGCCCACGATCTGGCACCGGAGGCCGCCGGCCTTCTGGCCGCTTCCCTGGGCCTGTCACGAATGTTTCGCGATGATCTGGAACAACTGGAGGCAGGCATGACGCTCTACGACGCCTTCTTCCGCTGGGCGCGAGATGCCGTGGACGGGGGCCACGATTGGCCCGGCACACCGGGAAGCAGAATAGGCAAGGGAGCGTAGGAGATGAATGCCAACACCCGCCCCTCCCTTGCGGACGCTACCCGCGTCTGGGCCAGGATCGGCCTTTTGTCGTTTGGCGGGCCTGCGGCACAAATCGCTCTGATGCATAAAGAGGTGGTCGAGGCGCGCGGCTGGCTGTCAGAGCGCCAGTTCCTCAACGCGCTGAGTTTTTGCATGTTGTTGCCGGGGCCTGAGGCGATGCAGCTTGCCACCTATGCCGGGTGGCGTCTGCATGGGACGCTTGGCGGGTTGATTGCGGGCTTGTTGTTCGTGCTGCCCGGCGCCGTCGTTATCATGGCACTGGCCGCGGTCTATGCTCTCTTTGGTGACGTCCCCTTGGTTGCGGCGCTGTTTTACGGCGTGAAGGCGGCGGTCCTCGTGATCGTGGTCGAGGCGCTCTTGCGTGTGGGCCGCAAAGCCTTGTCGCGTCGCGCCCATTGGGTCATCGCGGCGCTGGCCTTCATCGGGATCTTCTTTTTTACGGTGCCTTACCCGGTGATCGTTCTGCTTGCGGCCCTTGTCGGCGCGGCCATCGGCGCGTCTACCGAGGCCCCGCAGATCACCGACATGACCCATGTCTCTGCGCGCAAGACGCTTGCCACCATCGCCCTTTGGTTGGCGATCTGGGTTCTGCCCCTCGCGGCGCTCATGGCCCTTGGCGCGCCGCAACTGCTTGTCGAGGTTGGTCAATTCTTCTCGACCCTGGCGGTCGTCACCTTTGGTGGCGCCTATGCTGTCTTGGCTTACATGGCTCAGGACGTGGTGGTTCAGTTCGGCTGGCTCAGCGCGGGCGAGATGGTCGATGCCCTGGGCCTTGCCGAGACCACCCCCGGCCCCCTCATTCTTGTAACCCAATTCGTGGGTTTTCTGGCGGGGTTCAAGGAGGGGGGCCTGGTCTTGGGCTTCTCTGCCGCCCTCGTCGCCCTGTGGGTCACCTTCGCGCCCTGCTTCCTTTGGATCTTCGCTGGCGCGCCGTATATCGAGTGGATTTCCAACCAGCCGCGCCTGAAAGGCGCGCTCGACGCGATCACAGCGGCGGTCGTGGGCGTGATCCTCAACCTGTCGATCTGGTTCGCGCTTCACGTTCTGTTCGCCGAGGTCCAGCCCATACACGTGGGTCCGCTGATCCTGTGGCAACCCACCCTGGCCACCATCGAATGGCTCGCCTTGGGGCTTTTTGCCCTCAGCGGCGTGTTGGCGTTCCGCCTTCGCTGGGGCATCCTGCGGATCCTGCTGGTCGCCTCGGTCTTGGGGGCGGCGCTGCGGTTGCTGCTTTGAGGCGCGGCCCAAATTCGCGACACGGCGCCTATGTCACGGCGCGTCCGGCTTGCCATACGGCCAGAGCCCGGTCTGACAGGTGCAGAAAATCCGCCCGCCCGCCGCGGGTCAGATGGCCAAGAAGCGGCGGCCTGCCTGGGCACAGGGAACCGGGGATCGACGTTGCCATGGCAAGCGCCTCGTCTTCGTCTGCCACGCCCCACGCCTGGAGGTTGCGCACGGCCGTTGCCAAGTCCAGATCGGCCCCCGCAAGTGTGCCGTTGTCGAGGGTCAGGCGCCCATCGTGGCGGATTATTTTACGGCCATTGAGCAGAAATTCGGTCCGGTCCGACCCTGCGACCGCCATGGCATCGCTAACCAGAAAGATCCGCCCGGGGCCTGCTTTCGCGGCCATCGCGGCGCGCAGGGTTTCGGGGTGGACGTGCACGCCATCGGCGATCAGCCCCGCATGCAACGCCCCGTTGGTCAGCGCTGCGCCCACCAGGCCTGGCTCGCGGTTGGTCAGCTGGCTCATGGCGTTGAACAGATGTGTCACGCAACGGGCTCCGGCACCCGCCGCAGCCGCGCACATCGCGAAGGAGGCATCGCTGTGGCCCAATGAAACGAGGACTCCGGCTTGTGAAAGCCGGTCGATCTGGGCGGGCGTGACGGTTTCGGGGGCCACGGTGATCTTCAACATCGGCAACCGCTCGGCCGCATTTAGCAGAACGTCCAGATCCGCTGCGTCCATGGGCCGGATCAATTCCGGATCATGGGCCCCCTTGCGCGCGATGGACAGGTGCGGCCCTTCCAGGTGCAGGCCGATAATGCCCGCCACGCCTTGCTTGATCGCCGCGTCAACGGCGTCGATCGCGCGCTCCGTATGGGCGGGGGTGTCGGTGATCAGTGTCGGCAGGATCGAGGTTGCCCCAAGGCGCGCGTGGGCGGCGGCCATGACGCGCAGGGTGTCGACGCTTTGGTCATCGTTTAGCATGATGCCGCCGCCGCCATTGACTTGCAGATCCACGAAGCCGGGGCAAAGTACGCCGCCCTGCAGGCGAAGAACCTCTGCCCCCGCAGGGACATCGCCCTCTGGCACGATCCCTCGGATAAACGCCCCATCGACGATCAGCGCATGGTCTGTCCACCGCACCTCTCCATCAAAAATGTCAGCGCCGATAAAGGCTTGCAGGGAATCTGTCATAGGGTTTGGGTCACTTTGTTGAGATGCCTCGGGGCGTCCGGGTTCACGCCACGCTCGGCCGCGACCTTTTCGATCATCGTGTAGAAGGACACGATCAGCGCCAGCGGGTCGGTCAGCCGGTGGCCGGTTCGCACGTGGGGCAGGCTATGGGCAACGTCGGCGGTGGACGAGGTGACAAACACTTGCGCGCCTTTGGCGGCCAACTGGTCCGCAACCTCCGTGACGGAGGCCTCCGCCGCGTCGGCGCTGGCGAAACACAACACCGGAAAGCCGCCGCCGACGATGGAGACGGGGCCATGCAGCACTTCTGCGGAGGAATAGCTTTCGGCGTGGATCTGGCAGGTTTCCTTGAACTTCAGCGCGGCTTCGTTGGAGATCGCCCAAGCTGGTCCGCGCCCCAGGGTGAACAGTGAAGAGGCAGGGCCAATGGCCGCACGCAATTCGGGCCAGTCGTGGTTGGTCGCGTCCGACAAACGCTGGGGCAGGGTGCGCAGGGCGGTGCGGAGGGCGTCGCACCCCTTCCATTCCGCCAGTAGAACAAGGCCTGCAACGGCAGAGGTCACGAAGGTCTTGGTCGCTGCGACGCTCCGCTCGGGGCCTGCGTGGATGTCAATGGTTTGGGTGCTGGCCGTGGATAAGCGCGCGCGGGCGTCATTGGTGATGGCGACGGTAAAGCTGCCGCTTTTGGTTGCCGCAGCAGTCATCGCAACGATGTCGGGGCTTTGGCCGGACTGTGAGACCGACAGGGTGATCGACTGCGCAAGCTTCAGCTCTGCGCCGTAGATCGAGGCGATGGACGGCCCGATGGAGGCGACGGGCAGGCCCAGTTCCAACTCCAACGCGTATTTGAGGAACGTGCAGACGTGGTCCGAGGACCCGCGTGCGACCGTCACGGCAAAGCGGGGATCGGCCTCGGCGGCTGCCTTGGCAATTTGCGCGATGTGGGGCGTGCCGCGTGACAGCAACCGCTCCACCGCGTCGGGGATCTCCAACACCTCTTGGCGCATTTGGGTGAGCGTCTCGGTCATTGGTTGGCTGCCTTTCTTGTTTACAGGCGCAGGTCGGCCACGAAATCGTAGGCGTCCCCGCGAAAAATGGAGGTGGTGAATTCGATGACCCGGTCCGAAGGGAGATAGGACAACCGCTCGATTTGCAGGCCCGCCGCCCCGACGGGCACCCGCAGTAACGCCGCATCGGATTCGGCCAGATTGATCGCCGAGATCTTCTGGGTCGCCCGGACGGGTCGTCTGTTGGAACGTTCCATCACATCATAGAGCGAGGCCGTCACCGCCGCCGGGTTCGGCAAGATGTCATGGGGCAGGGCGGCGCGTTCGATGGCCAGAGGGCGTCCGTCTGCGATGCGCAGGCGCGAAAGCCGCGAGACCAGATCATCCGCGCCGAGCCCTAGGGCCGCGCGCTCGTCCCGCGACGGGCGGCTGACGCTTTGGTCGAGCACCTGTACGCTCGTTGTCATTCCGCGGCGCGCCATCTCTTCCGAAAAGGAGGTCAGATGCGACAGCGATTGCTGCAACCGCTCGGCTTTTTCTGTGACGAACGAACCAGAACCTTGGCGCTGGATCACATCGCCCGATTCCACCAACGCCTGTATGGCCTTTCGGACCGTCACGCGAGACAGGTTCGTGAGCGCGCAGATCGCACGTTCCGACGGCAGGGCGTTTCCGGGAGCGAGGATGCCCGCGTCAATC
It contains:
- the rocF gene encoding arginase, whose translation is MLRNECYVRLKECQMKQITLLGVPMEEGAGRRGCVMGPAAYRTAGLREELCALEYDVDDLGDVTPSPVTDIATGHTHLKYLPDVAGWTRALHAHAHTLAQKDSIPIYMGGDHALSLGTVTGHVAAAADLGRPQYVLWLDAHSDFNTPQTSPSGNMHGMPLAFACGLPGFPDLLGKPLPATLDPKKLCLLGLRSVDGGERALLQASGARAHDMRAIDERGVAALLSPFLDAVARTNGLLHVSLDVDFIEPDIAPAVGTTVPGGATFREAHLIMEMLHDSSLLTSLDLVELNPFLDDRGRTARLMVDLTASLFGRRVLDRFTSSY
- a CDS encoding Lrp/AsnC family transcriptional regulator, producing the protein MQAFDKLDRDLITILREDGRAPVAKLATLLGVSRATVQNRLDRLLDTGAVLGFTIRALEDVGSDGVRAIMMIEVAGQSTAKTIRSLRGLPELRQLHSTNGKWDLVAHMTAASLADFDRVLREVREVEGIVNSETSILLSSI
- a CDS encoding bifunctional 2',3'-cyclic-nucleotide 2'-phosphodiesterase/3'-nucleotidase, producing the protein MPILFDRRAFLASTAGLVALHPFSLRAQAGQAHLRIMETTDIHVHVYPYDYYGDRPVDTVGLARTASLIDGVRAESTNSILLDNGDFLQGNPMGDYMAYERGMSEGDVHPMIAAMNTLGYEASTLGNHEFNYGLSFLMNSVAGAAFPVVCANVATGMGASATDDTTLVPPYVMIDRTLTDGAGETHPIRIGVIGFVPPQIMTWDRRHLEGNVEVRDIVASAQAYVPQMREDGAEIIIALSHSGIGAADHSDMMENASIPLAGVDGIDVILTGHHHRVFPGPDYADTPGVDTEAGTIMGKPGVMAGFWGSHMGLVDLMLERDGNTWRIASHTSEARPISRREEDRSVTPLVESDAEVLASVEAEHEATLAYIRAEVGQTDAPLHSYFALVADDPSVQIVSNAQTWYIAQMMAGTEHEGLPILSAAAPFKAGGRGGPEYYTDVAAGPIAIKNVADLYLYPNTVRAVRITGAEVREWLERSAGMFNQITPGEVDQVLLNPDFPSYNFDVIDGVAYQIDLSQPSRYNNDGEVVNPDAHRIINLTYEGEPIDEAQEFIVATNNYRAGGGGSFPGASPETTIFEGPDTNRDVIVRYIVEQGTVSPSADANWTFAPMEGTSVLFDTGPAAAQFMDGAEGVSIEAAGDGPDGFARYRIAL
- a CDS encoding sulfurtransferase/chromate resistance protein, which gives rise to MASYNEISTPTLARLIGTPDCPVLLDVRLDDDVDDDPRLIPGAVRHPFADVVDLVPALAGRSVVVYCQKGLKISQGAAALLRAAGIRAEVLEGGHVAWRDAGLPMVPLEKLPPRDPQGRTRWVTRHRPKIDRIACPWLIRRFIDPDAQFLFVAPSQVTNVAERFSATPFDITDTFWSHRGGACTFDTMIAELGLSSPALERLATIVRGADTNAHDLAPEAAGLLAASLGLSRMFRDDLEQLEAGMTLYDAFFRWARDAVDGGHDWPGTPGSRIGKGA
- the chrA gene encoding chromate efflux transporter; its protein translation is MNANTRPSLADATRVWARIGLLSFGGPAAQIALMHKEVVEARGWLSERQFLNALSFCMLLPGPEAMQLATYAGWRLHGTLGGLIAGLLFVLPGAVVIMALAAVYALFGDVPLVAALFYGVKAAVLVIVVEALLRVGRKALSRRAHWVIAALAFIGIFFFTVPYPVIVLLAALVGAAIGASTEAPQITDMTHVSARKTLATIALWLAIWVLPLAALMALGAPQLLVEVGQFFSTLAVVTFGGAYAVLAYMAQDVVVQFGWLSAGEMVDALGLAETTPGPLILVTQFVGFLAGFKEGGLVLGFSAALVALWVTFAPCFLWIFAGAPYIEWISNQPRLKGALDAITAAVVGVILNLSIWFALHVLFAEVQPIHVGPLILWQPTLATIEWLALGLFALSGVLAFRLRWGILRILLVASVLGAALRLLL
- the nagA gene encoding N-acetylglucosamine-6-phosphate deacetylase; translation: MTDSLQAFIGADIFDGEVRWTDHALIVDGAFIRGIVPEGDVPAGAEVLRLQGGVLCPGFVDLQVNGGGGIMLNDDQSVDTLRVMAAAHARLGATSILPTLITDTPAHTERAIDAVDAAIKQGVAGIIGLHLEGPHLSIARKGAHDPELIRPMDAADLDVLLNAAERLPMLKITVAPETVTPAQIDRLSQAGVLVSLGHSDASFAMCAAAAGAGARCVTHLFNAMSQLTNREPGLVGAALTNGALHAGLIADGVHVHPETLRAAMAAKAGPGRIFLVSDAMAVAGSDRTEFLLNGRKIIRHDGRLTLDNGTLAGADLDLATAVRNLQAWGVADEDEALAMATSIPGSLCPGRPPLLGHLTRGGRADFLHLSDRALAVWQAGRAVT
- a CDS encoding SIS domain-containing protein, coding for MTETLTQMRQEVLEIPDAVERLLSRGTPHIAQIAKAAAEADPRFAVTVARGSSDHVCTFLKYALELELGLPVASIGPSIASIYGAELKLAQSITLSVSQSGQSPDIVAMTAAATKSGSFTVAITNDARARLSTASTQTIDIHAGPERSVAATKTFVTSAVAGLVLLAEWKGCDALRTALRTLPQRLSDATNHDWPELRAAIGPASSLFTLGRGPAWAISNEAALKFKETCQIHAESYSSAEVLHGPVSIVGGGFPVLCFASADAAEASVTEVADQLAAKGAQVFVTSSTADVAHSLPHVRTGHRLTDPLALIVSFYTMIEKVAAERGVNPDAPRHLNKVTQTL
- a CDS encoding GntR family transcriptional regulator, which translates into the protein MTITEYLRDAPPILSGTGPRYMQLRARLSDAIDAGILAPGNALPSERAICALTNLSRVTVRKAIQALVESGDVIQRQGSGSFVTEKAERLQQSLSHLTSFSEEMARRGMTTSVQVLDQSVSRPSRDERAALGLGADDLVSRLSRLRIADGRPLAIERAALPHDILPNPAAVTASLYDVMERSNRRPVRATQKISAINLAESDAALLRVPVGAAGLQIERLSYLPSDRVIEFTTSIFRGDAYDFVADLRL